A DNA window from Drosophila sechellia strain sech25 chromosome X, ASM438219v1, whole genome shotgun sequence contains the following coding sequences:
- the LOC6618106 gene encoding spectrin beta chain isoform X2, producing MTTDISIVRWDPSQGPGNEYIDEYEYDGGNSSSRLFERSRIKALAEERESVQKKTFTKWVNSHLCRVNCRIADLYVDMRDGKHLIKLLEVLSGERLPKPTKGKMRIHCLENVDKALQFLREQRVHLENIGSHDIVDGNASLNLGLIWTIILRFQIQDITIEEVDNKETKSAKDALLLWCQMKTAGYHNVNVRNFTTSWRDGLAFNAIIHKHRPDLVQFEKLSKTNAIHNLNNAFDVAEDKLGLAKLLDAEDVFVEHPDEKSIITYVVTYYHYFSKLKQETVQGKRIGKVVGIAMENDKMVHDYEHFTSDLLKWIETTIQSLGEREFENSLAGVQGQLAQFSNYRTIEKPPKFVEKGNLEVLLFTLQSKMRANNQKPYTPKEGKMISDINKAWERLEKAEHERELALREELIRQEKLEQLAARFDRKASMRETWLSENQRLVSQDNFGFDLAAVEAAAKKHEAIETDIFAYEERVQAVVAVCDELESERYHDVMRILLRKDNVMRLWTYLLELLRARRMRLEISLQLQQNFQEMLYILDNMEEIKQLLMTDDYGKHLMGVEDLLQKHSLVEADINILGERVKVVVQNSQKFLSDDPESYKPCDPEIIVSRVQQLEDAYAELVRLAVERRSRLEESRKLWQFYWDTADEENWIKEKEQIVSTDEVGHDLTTVNLMLSKHKALESEITSHDPQLQNVAKVGSELITEGHFGADRIKDRLKEILNKWDHLLDLTKYRRQRLENAVEYFQLFADADDVDNWMLDTLRIVSSEDVGRDEANVQSLLKKHKDVADELKNYAEVIDALHKQAESLKLNEAEKANVDKRLEAIDNRYKELTELAKLRKQRLLDALSLYKLMSEADGVEQWIKEKTKMLDTMTPGKDIEDVEIMKHRFEGFDKEMNANASRVAVVNQLARQLLHVEHPNSDEILERQNHLNQEWSTLREKAEAKMDDLKSAHGVQTFYIECRETISWIEDKKRILTETDSLEMDLTGVMTLQRRLSGMDRDLAAIQAKLSSLEREANSIEDEHPEEAKIIRERIAQIELIWEQLTQMLKERDSKLEEAGDLHRFLRDLDHFQTWLTKTQTDVASEDTPTSLPEAEKLLNQHQSIREEIDNYTEDYKNMMEYGERLTTEGSTSDDPQYMFLRERLNALKDGWEELHQMWENRQVLLSQSLDQQLFNRDARQTEVLLSQQEHFLSKDDTPVNLEQAENQLKRHEAFLTTMEANDDKINSLLQVADTLVEKNHFDAEKIGKRAENITGRRDDNRQRALDQHEKLKNQVKLHEFLQDLEELAEWVQEKYATSQDESYRSAKTIHSKWTRHQAFEAEIAANKERLFEAEKSAQELSKEKPEFKDVIEPKLKELAKQFDDLEVHTKEKGAMLFDANREVLVQQTCDDIDSYITDLEKQIVSGDTANDLTSVNILMQKQQVIQTQMAVKARQVEEIDKQTEYLQKTVPEEKIEPIVVKKTAVLERFEKIKAPLLERQKALEKKKEAFQFCRDVEDEKLWIDEKLPVANSPDYGNSLFNVHVLKKKNQSLATEIDNHEPRINAICNNGRKLIDEGHEDAKKFEALISDLTQKWQELKDAIENRRKHLLESEKVQQYFFDAQEAESWMSEQELYMMVEDRGKDEISAQNLMKKHENLEQSVEDYANTIRQLGEVARQFSGDDISSGDAVAVKQSQLDKLYAGLKDLAGERRARLNEALQLFMLSREVDDLEQWITDREVVAGSQELGQDFDHVTLLSERFNEFARDTEAVGGERVAKVNGIADNLIQAGHSDSATIAEWKDNLNESWQDLLELIETRTQMLAASRELHKFFHDCKDVLGRILEKQHGVSDELGRDAGSVSTLQRKHYNFLQDLITLYSQVQQIQEESAKLQDAYAGDKAKEITNREQEVLHAWDNLQAMCDARKQKLADTGDLFRFFNMVRILMIWMEDLVRQMNTSEKPRDVSGVELLMNNHQSLKAEIDTREDNFGACISLGKELLTRNHYASADIKDRLMTLSNSRNALLRRWEERWENLQLILEVYQFARDAAVAEAWLIAQEPYLLSSELGHTIDEVENLIKKHEAFEKSAAAQEERFSALERLTTFELKEMKRRQELAEEAERQRIKEEQEAKAASEAAQQAKREAERRDDVDVGASHDDSERGGTPGAGEGHEGYVTRKHEWDSTTKKASNRSWDKVYMAARAGRISFYKDQKGYKSNPELTFRGEPSYDLQNAAIEIASDYTKKKHVLRVKLANGALFLLQAHDDTEMSQWVTSLKAQSDSTAVAASRSQTLPATSQKDEPKRRSFFTLKKK from the exons ATGACGACGGACATTTCGATTGTTCGCTGGGATCCCAGCCAGGGTCCTGGCAACGAGTACATCGATGAGTACGAGTACGATGGCGGCAACTCCAGTTCCCGACTGTTCGAGCGGTCCAGGATCAAGGCTCTGGCCGAGGAGCGTGAGAGTGTGCAAAAGAAGACATTCACCAAGTGGGTCAACTCGCATCTGTGCCGTGTCAACTGCCGCATTGCCGATCTCTATGTGGATATGCGTGATGGCAAGCACCTGATCAAACTGCTGGAGGTCCTCTCCGGCGAGCGACTGCCCAAGCCCACCAAGGGCAAGATGCGTATCCACTGCCTGGAGAACGTGGACAAGGCGCTGCAGTTCCTGCGCGAACAGCGCGTTCATCTGGAGAATATTGGCTCCCATGACATAGTCGATGGCAATGCTTCCCTCAATTTGGGCCTGATTTGGACCATCATCCTGCGCTTCCAGATCCAGGACATCACCATCGAGGAGGTGGACAACAAGGAGACCAAGTCCGCCAAGGACGCCCTGCTGCTCTGGTGCCAGATGAAGACTGCCGGCTATCACAATGTGAACGTGCGCAACTTCACCACCTCGTGGCGCGATGGCCTGGCCTTTAATGCCATCATCCACAAACACCGTCCGGATTTGGTTCAGTTCGAGAAGCTCTCGAAGACGAACGCCATCCACAACCTGAACAATGCCTTCGACGTGGCCGAGGACAAACTGGGCCTAGCCAAGCTCCTTGACGCCGAGGATGTGTTCGTCGAGCATCCGGATGAGAAGTCCATCATCACCTACGTCGTCACCTACTATCACTACTTTAGCAAACTCAAGCAGGAGACGGTGCAGGGCAAGCGTATCGGCAAGGTGGTTGGCATTGCCATGGAGAACGATAAAATGGTCCACGACTACGAGCACTTCACAAGCGATCTGCTCAAGTGGATCGAAACGACCATCCAGTCGCTGGGCGAGCGGGAGTTCGAAAACTCGCTGGCCGGCGTCCAAGGGCAGTTGGCCCAGTTCTCCAACTACCGCACCATCGAGAAGCCGCCCAAGTTTGTGGAGAAGGGCAACCTCGAGGTGCTCCTTTTCACCCTGCAGTCCAAGATGCGGGCCAACAACCAGAAGCCCTACACACCCAAAGAGGGCAAGATGATTTCGGATATCAACAAGGCCTGGGAGCGTCTGGAGAAGGCCGAGCACGAACGCGAATTGGCCCTGCGTGAGGAGCTCATCCGGCAGGAGAAACTGGAGCAGCTAGCCGCCCGCTTCGACCGCAAGGCGTCCATGCGTGAGACCTGGCTGTCGGAGAATCAACGTCTGGTCAGTCAGGATAACTTTGGTTTCGATCTGGCGGCCGTTGAGGCGGCGGCCAAGAAGCACGAGGCCATCGAAACCGACATCTTCGCCTACGAGGAGCGTGTccaggccgtggttgccgttTGCGATGAACTAGAATCGGAGCGTTATCACGATGTGATGCGCATCCTACTGCGCAAGGACAACGTTATGCGCTTGTGGACCTATTTGCTTGAGCTTCTCAGAGCGCGCCGCATGCGCCTGGAGATCtcgttgcagctgcagcagaacTTCCAGGAGATGCTGTACATCCTCGACAACATGGAGGAGATCAAGCAGCTGCTGATGACCGACGACTATGGCAAGCATCTGATGGGCGTGGAGGATCTGCTGCAGAAGCACTCGCTTGTCGAAGCCGATATCAATATCCTGGGTGAGCGCGTCAAGGTGGTGGTTCAGAACTCGCAGAAGTTCCTGAGCGACGACCCAGAGTCGTACAAACCCTGCGATCCCGAGATCATTGTCTCGCGCGTCCAGCAACTGGAGGATGCTTACGCAGAGTTGGTCCGTTTGGCCGTGGAACGTCGCAGCCGCCTGGAGGAGAGCCGCAAACTCTGGCAGTTCTACTGGGACACCGCCGACGAGGAGAACTGGATCAAGGAGAAGGAGCAGATCGTATCCACCGACGAGGTGGGTCACGACCTGACCACCGTCAATCTGATGCTCAGCAAGCACAAGGCCCTGGAGTCGGAGATCACGTCGCACGATCCCCAGCTGCAAAATGTGGCCAAGGTCGGTTCGGAGCTGATCACCGAGGGTCACTTTGGTGCCGATCGCATCAAGGATCGATTGAAGGAGATCCTCAACAAGTGGGACCACCTTCTGGACCTCACCAAGTACCGCCGCCAGCGCTTGGAGAATGCAGTCGAGTACTTCCAGCTGTTTGCCGATGCCGACGATGTGGACAACTGGATGTTGGACACCCTGCGCATTGTTTCCAGCGAGGATGTTGGTCGCGACGAGGCTAACGTACAGTCCCTCCTAAAGAAGCACAAGGACGTGGCCGACGAGCTGAAGAACTACGCCGAAGTGATCGATGCTCTGCACAAACAGGCGGAGAGCCTGAAGCTAAACGAGGCGGAAAAGGCCAATGTGGACAAGCGGCTGGAGGCGATCGACAACCGGTACAAAGAGCTTACCGAACTGGCCAAGCTGCGCAAGCAGCGACTGCTCGACGCCCTTAGCCTGTACAAGCTGATGTCCGAAGCGGATGGCGTGGAGCAATGGATCAAGGAGAAGACCAAGATGCTGGACACGATGACTCCTGGCAAGGACATCGAGGATGTGGAGATCATGAAGCATCGCTTCGAGGGCTTCGACAAGGAAATGAACGCCAATGCTTCGCGCGTGGCCGTGGTTAATCAGCTGGCCCGCCAACTGCTCCACGTCGAGCATCCCAACTCCGATGAGATTCTGGAGAGGCAGAACCACCTCAACCAGGAGTGGTCGACACTGCGCGAGAAGGCCGAGGCCAAGATGGATGATCTGAAGTCCGCCCATGGCGTGCAGACCTTCTACATTGAGTGCCGTGAGACCATTTCGTGGATTGAGGACAAGAAGCGCATCCTCACCGAGACCGACAGTCTGGAGATGGATCTGACCGGTGTGATGACCCTGCAGCGTCGCCTCAGCGGCATGGACCGCGATTTGGCTGCCATTCAGGCCAAGCTATCGAGCTTGGAACGCGAGGCCAACAGCATCGAGGATGAGCATCCTGAGGAGGCCAAGATCATCCGCGAGCGCATTGCCCAGATCGAGTTGATTTGGGAGCAGCTCACCCAGATGCTCAAGGAGCGCGACTCGAAACTGGAGGAGGCCGGCGATCTGCATCGCTTCTTGCGCGATCTGGATCACTTCCAGACTTGGTTGACCAAGACCCAGACAGACGTAGCTTCCGAGGACACTCCCACTTCCCTGCCGGAGGCTGAGAAGCTTCTGAACCAGCATCAATCGATCCGCGAGGAGATTGACAACTACACTGAGGACTACAAGAACATGATGGAGTACGGTGAGCGGCTGACTaccgagggaagcacctcagACGATCCGCAGTACATGTTCCTGAGGGAGCGCCTGAATGCCCTGAAGGATGGCTGGGAGGAGCTGCACCAGATGTGGGAGAACAGACAGGTGCTGTTGTCGCAGAGCTTGGACCAGCAACTGTTCAACCGCGATGCCCGCCAGACGGAGGTGTTGCTAAGCCAGCAGGAGCATTTCCTCAGCAAGGACGATACCCCAGTCAACCTGGAGCAGGCTGAGAACCAGTTGAAGCGCCATGAGGCCTTCCTCACCACCATGGAAGCTAACGACGACAAGATCAACAGCCTGCTGCAGGTGGCCGACACCCTGGTGGAGAAGAATCACTTCGATGCAGAAAAGATTGGCAAGCGTGCGGAGAACATTACCGGACGTCGGGATGACAACCGTCAGCGTGCTCTGGACCAACACGAGAAGCTCAAGAATCAGGTGAAACTGCACGAGTTCCTGCAGGATCTCGAGGAGCTGGCCGAGTGGGTGCAGGAGAAGTATGCCACCTCACAGGACGAGTCGTACAGGAGCGCAAAGACCATCCACTCCAAGTGGACCCGCCATCAGGCCTTCGAGGCAGAGATTGCCGCCAACAAGGAGCGCCTATTCGAGGCAGAGAAGTCCGCCCAGGAGCTGTCCAAGGAGAAGCCCGAGTTCAAGGACGTCATCGAGCCCAAGCTTAAGGAGCTGGCCAAGCAGTTTGACGACCTGGAGGTGCACACCAAGGAGAAGGGCGCCATGTTGTTCGACGCCAACCGCGAGGTGCTTGTCCAGCAGACATGCGACGACATCGACTCCTACATCACCGACCTGGAGAAGCAAATTGTCAGCGGAGACACTGCCAACGATCTGACATCCGTGAACATCCTGATGCAGAAGCAGCAGGTTATCCAGACCCAGATGGCGGTGAAGGCTCGCCAAGTGGAGGAGATCGACAAGCAGACCGAATACCTCCAGAAGACTGTGCCCGAGGAGAAGATCGAACCGATTGTGGTGAAGAAGACGGCCGTGCTCGAGCGCTTTGAGAAGATCAAGGCGCCGCTTCTGGAGCGCCAGAAGGCGCTGGAGAAGAAGAAGGAGGCCTTCCAGTTCTGTCGCGATGTCGAGGACGAGAAGCTGTGGATCGACGAGAAGCTGCCGGTGGCCAACTCACCGGATTACGGCAACTCCCTGTTCAACGTACATGtgctgaagaagaagaaccaGTCGCTGGCCACAGAGATCGACAACCACGAGCCGCGCATCAATGCAATCTGCAACAATGGCCGCAAGCTGATCGACGAGGGTCACGAGGATGCCAAGAAGTTCGAAGCACTGATCAGTGATCTGACCCAGAAGTGGCAGGAGCTGAAAGACGCCATCGAGAACCGACGGAAGCATCTGCTGGAGTCGGAGAAGGTGCAACAGTACTTCTTCGATGCCCAGGAGGCGGAGTCCTGGATGAGCGAGCAGGAGCTCTACATGATGGTCGAGGATCGCGGCAAGGACGAGATCAGTGCCCAGAACCTGATGAAGAAGCACGAAAACCTGGAGCAATCCGTGGAGGACTACGCCAACACCATTCGCCAGCTCGGCGAGGTGGCGCGTCAGTTCAGCGGGGATGACATCTCCTCTGGCGATGCCGTGGCCGTCAAGCAATCGCAGCTGGATAAGCTGTACGCTGGTCTCAAGGATCTGGCTGGGGAGAGGAGGGCTCGCCTCAACGAGGCTCTGCAGCTGTTCATGCTGAGCCGCGAGGTCGATGATCTGGAGCAATGGATTACCGATCGCGAGGTGGTCGCTGGTTCCCAGGAACTGGGCCAGGACTTTGACCACGTCACCCTGCTGTCGGAGCGCTTCAACGAGTTTGCCCGCGACACAGAGGCCGTTGGCGGAGAGCGCGTGGCCAAGGTGAACGGCATTGCCGATAATCTCATCCAGGCCGGACACTCTGATTCCGCCACGATTGCCGAATGGAAGGACAACCTGAACGAATCGTGGCAGGATCTGCTGGAGCTGATCGAGACCCGCACTCAGATGCTGGCCGCTTCCCGGGAGCTGCACAAATTCTTCCACGACTGCAAGGATGTGTTGGGACGCATTCTTGAGAAGCAGCACGGTGTGTCCGATGAACTGGGACGCGATGCCGGCTCCGTGTCGACGCTGCAGCGCAAGCACTACAACTTTCTGCAGGACCTCATCACCCTATACTCACAAGTCCAGCAGATCCAGGAGGAGTCCGCCAAGCTGCAGGACGCCTATGCCGGCGACAAAGCCAAGGAGATCACCAATCGGGAACAGGAGGTGCTCCATGCCTGGGACAACCTCCAGGCTATGTGCGATGCCCGCAAACAGAAACTGGCCGACACAGGCGACTTATTCCGCTTCTTTAACATGGTGCGCATCCTGATGATCTGGATGGAGGACCTCGTCCGCCAAATGAACACGTCAGAGAAGCCGCGCGACGTGTCCGGCGTGGAGTTGCTGATGAACAATCACCAGAGCCTTAAGGCCGAGATCGACACACGGGAGGACAACTTCGGTGCGTGCATCTCGCTGGGCAAGGAGCTGCTCACCCGCAACCACTACGCCTCCGCCGACATCAAGGATCGCCTGATGACGCTGAGCAATAGCCGGAATGCCCTGCTCCGCCGCTGGGAGGAGCGCTGGGAGAATCTCCAGCTGA TCCTGGAGGTGTACCAGTTCGCCAGAGACGCTGCCGTGGCCGAGGCCTGGCTGATCGCCCAGGAGCCTTACCTGCTCTCCTCGGAGCTGGGCCACACAATCGACGAGGTGGAGAACCTGATTAAGAAGCACGAGGCCTTTGAAAAGTCTGCCGCCGCCCAAGAGGAGCGCTTCAGTGCTCTTGAGCGTTTGACAACA TTTGAGCTTAAGGAAATGAAGAGGCGCCAGGAGCTGGCGGAGGAGGCTGAGCGACAACGCatcaaggaggagcaggaggccAAGGCCGCCTCGGAGGCGGCGCAACAGGCTAAACGAGAGGCTGAGCGACGCGACGACGTGGATGTTGGAGCCTCGCACGACGATTCAG AACGAGGCGGAACCCCAGGCGCCGGCGAGGGTCACGAAGGATATGTGACACGAAAGCACGAGTGGGACTCCACCACCAAGAAGGCCTCCAACCGATCTTGGGATAAG GTATACATGGCTGCCAGGGCCGGACGCATTTCGTTCTACAAAGATCAGAAGGGTTATAAGAGTAATCCCGAATTGACCTTCCGCGGTGAGCCCAGCTACGATCTGCAAAACGCTGCCATTGAAATTGCCAGTGATTACACCAAGAAGAAGCACGTTCTGCGAGTCAA GCTCGCCAACGGCGCCTTGTTCTTGCTGCAGGCCCATGACGACACCGAGATGTCCCAGTGGGTGACCTCCCTGAAAGCCCAGAGCGATTCGACAGCGGTGGCCGCCAGCAGATCCCAGACTCTGCCCGCCACCTCACAAAAGGACGAACCAAAGCGCAGATCGTTTTTTACTTTAAAGAAAAAGTAA